In Stenotrophomonas sp. ASS1, the following proteins share a genomic window:
- a CDS encoding ParB/RepB/Spo0J family partition protein — translation MTSSKPAAKKRGLGRGLDALLGPKGAVSQVQATTAVIEPLPGEVLRKLAVGQLQPGKYQPRREMDEGKLSELADSIKSQGVIQPILVRQLPAGNYEIVAGERRWRASQLAGLDEVPVVVRELEDRTVIAMALIENIQREDLNPLEEAEALQRLISEFTLTHAEAAEAVGRSRAAVSNLLRLLELPVAIRLLLETRRLEMGHARALLTLAPELAGKLAQEAADEGWSVREVERRAQAFAAGKVPSNRPVATPKVQQADIASLETELSEALGAKVAINHGRGGKGKLIIHYTDLDTLDGVLEKLRTRQG, via the coding sequence ATGACCAGCAGCAAGCCGGCAGCCAAGAAGCGAGGCCTCGGCCGTGGCCTGGATGCCCTGCTCGGTCCCAAGGGGGCGGTCAGCCAGGTGCAGGCCACCACTGCGGTGATCGAGCCGCTGCCGGGTGAGGTGCTGCGCAAGCTGGCCGTCGGCCAGCTGCAGCCGGGCAAGTACCAGCCGCGCCGCGAGATGGACGAGGGCAAGCTCTCCGAGCTGGCTGATTCGATCAAGTCGCAGGGCGTGATCCAGCCGATCCTGGTGCGCCAGCTGCCGGCGGGCAACTACGAGATCGTCGCCGGTGAACGCCGCTGGCGCGCCTCGCAGCTGGCCGGCCTGGACGAAGTGCCGGTGGTGGTGCGCGAGCTGGAAGACCGCACCGTCATCGCGATGGCTCTGATCGAGAACATCCAGCGCGAAGACCTCAACCCGCTGGAAGAAGCCGAAGCGCTGCAGCGCCTGATCAGCGAATTCACCCTGACCCATGCCGAGGCTGCCGAGGCCGTCGGCCGCTCGCGTGCGGCGGTGTCCAACCTGCTGCGCCTGCTGGAGCTGCCGGTGGCAATCCGCCTGCTGCTGGAAACCCGCCGCCTGGAAATGGGCCATGCCCGCGCGCTGCTGACCCTGGCCCCCGAGCTGGCCGGCAAGCTGGCGCAGGAAGCGGCCGATGAAGGCTGGTCGGTGCGCGAGGTCGAGCGCCGTGCGCAGGCCTTCGCCGCCGGCAAGGTGCCCAGCAACCGCCCGGTGGCCACGCCGAAGGTGCAGCAGGCCGACATCGCCTCGCTGGAAACCGAGCTGTCCGAAGCGCTGGGGGCCAAGGTGGCGATCAATCACGGCCGTGGCGGCAAGGGCAAATTGATCATTCATTACACCGACCTGGATACCCTGGACGGCGTGCTGGAAAAGCTGCGTACGCGCCAGGGCTGA
- a CDS encoding ParA family protein: MARIIAIANQKGGVGKTTTAVNLAASLANAPKRVLLVDLDSQGNATMGSGVDKRELVSSTYDLLLGESSAADVRVQTAEGYDLLPGNIDLTAAEIQLMAQSEREQRLKRALAPIRDEYDYILIDCPPALSLLTLNALAAADSVIVPMQCEYYALEGLSALVETIEALRANLNPALEIEGVLRTMFDVRNNLANAVSAELTEHFGDRVFRTIVPRNVRLAEAPSHGQSIVGYDRASRGGVAYLGLAGEIIRRNNERNKAAKAVETV; this comes from the coding sequence ATGGCCCGCATCATCGCCATCGCCAACCAGAAGGGTGGCGTCGGCAAGACCACGACCGCCGTCAACCTGGCCGCTTCCCTGGCCAACGCACCCAAGCGCGTGCTGTTGGTCGACCTGGATTCGCAGGGCAACGCGACCATGGGTAGTGGCGTGGACAAGCGCGAGCTGGTCTCCTCCACCTACGATCTGCTGCTGGGCGAGTCCAGCGCCGCCGATGTGCGCGTGCAGACGGCCGAAGGCTACGACCTGCTGCCGGGCAACATCGACCTGACCGCGGCCGAGATCCAGCTGATGGCGCAGAGCGAGCGCGAGCAGCGCCTGAAGCGCGCGCTGGCACCGATCCGCGACGAGTACGACTACATCCTGATCGACTGCCCGCCGGCGCTGTCGCTGCTGACGCTCAACGCGCTGGCCGCCGCCGATTCGGTGATCGTACCGATGCAGTGCGAGTACTACGCACTGGAAGGCCTGAGCGCGCTGGTGGAAACCATCGAAGCGCTGCGTGCCAACCTCAACCCGGCGCTGGAGATCGAAGGCGTGCTGCGCACCATGTTCGACGTGCGCAACAACCTGGCCAACGCGGTCTCGGCCGAGCTCACCGAGCACTTCGGCGACCGCGTGTTCCGCACCATCGTGCCGCGCAACGTGCGCCTGGCCGAGGCGCCCAGCCATGGCCAGAGCATCGTCGGCTACGACCGCGCCTCGCGCGGTGGCGTGGCCTACCTGGGCCTGGCCGGCGAGATCATCCGCCGCAACAACGAACGCAACAAGGCCGCCAAGGCCGTGGAGACCGTCTGA
- the rsmG gene encoding 16S rRNA (guanine(527)-N(7))-methyltransferase RsmG, whose amino-acid sequence MSEHPLPASVAATLEQGLASMGLDAALAPPLLRYLALLHRWNGTYNLTAIRDPQEMVTRHLLDSLAMQPFVADGSLADLGTGPGLPGIPLAIACPGLQVTLVESNGKKARFMREAVRQLGLGNARVAESRAEALDEAGHYDQLTARAMDTLAGIVRVGGHLLRPGGVLLAMKGVYPHEEIAELPAGWQVREVTPLSVPGLAGERHLVTVTGP is encoded by the coding sequence ATGAGCGAACACCCACTTCCCGCCAGCGTGGCTGCCACGCTGGAACAGGGCCTGGCCAGCATGGGCCTGGACGCCGCGCTGGCGCCGCCGCTGCTGCGTTACCTGGCCCTGCTGCACCGCTGGAACGGCACCTACAACCTCACCGCCATCCGCGATCCGCAGGAGATGGTCACCCGCCACCTGCTCGATTCACTGGCGATGCAGCCGTTCGTGGCCGATGGCAGCCTGGCCGACCTCGGCACCGGTCCCGGCTTGCCCGGCATCCCGCTGGCGATCGCCTGCCCGGGCCTGCAGGTCACTCTGGTGGAGAGCAACGGCAAGAAGGCGCGCTTCATGCGCGAGGCCGTGCGCCAGCTCGGTCTGGGCAATGCCCGCGTGGCCGAATCGCGCGCCGAGGCGCTGGACGAAGCTGGCCACTACGACCAGCTGACCGCGCGTGCGATGGACACCCTGGCCGGCATCGTCCGCGTCGGTGGCCATCTGTTGCGCCCCGGCGGCGTGCTGTTGGCCATGAAGGGCGTCTACCCGCATGAAGAGATCGCGGAGCTGCCGGCTGGCTGGCAGGTGCGCGAGGTGACCCCGCTGAGCGTGCCCGGCCTGGCCGGCGAACGCCACCTGGTCACTGTTACAGGTCCCTGA
- a CDS encoding 4'-phosphopantetheinyl transferase superfamily protein: protein MSLPATLDGPWRFGPVTVWRRPHVPGQRGEPQARQVLAQALGADPDTLPLVRDDKGRPELSGALAHYGTGWSHSGEVLLVALGEGVRLGVDLELLRPRARLIEIVQRFFHPEEVAWLESLDEAGREHWFFRVWCAKEAMLKAHGQGISFGLHRLQLAPGADGALHLRWCDPELGEAARWHLHEWQATGQFRAALAWYPH, encoded by the coding sequence ATGAGCCTGCCAGCCACCCTCGACGGCCCGTGGCGCTTCGGCCCGGTGACGGTCTGGCGGCGCCCACATGTGCCGGGCCAGCGCGGCGAACCGCAGGCGCGGCAGGTGCTGGCGCAGGCGCTGGGCGCCGACCCGGACACGCTGCCACTGGTCCGTGATGACAAGGGCCGACCGGAGCTGAGCGGCGCGCTGGCCCACTACGGCACTGGCTGGAGCCACAGTGGCGAGGTGCTGCTGGTGGCACTGGGCGAGGGCGTGCGGTTGGGCGTCGACCTGGAGCTGCTGCGGCCGCGGGCCCGCCTGATCGAGATCGTGCAGCGCTTCTTCCACCCCGAGGAAGTGGCCTGGCTGGAAAGCCTGGACGAGGCCGGGCGCGAGCACTGGTTCTTCCGCGTGTGGTGCGCCAAAGAAGCCATGCTGAAGGCGCACGGGCAGGGCATCTCGTTCGGCCTGCACCGCCTGCAGCTGGCACCGGGGGCCGATGGCGCCCTGCACCTGCGCTGGTGCGACCCGGAACTGGGCGAGGCCGCGCGCTGGCACCTGCACGAATGGCAGGCCACCGGCCAGTTCCGTGCGGCATTGGCCTGGTATCCACACTGA
- a CDS encoding GlsB/YeaQ/YmgE family stress response membrane protein, with the protein MGIIIWLIVGGIVGWLASIIMKRDAQQGIILNIVVGIVGALISGWLFGGGINEAITIRTFLFSLIGAVILLAIVNLFTRKSIR; encoded by the coding sequence ATGGGCATCATCATCTGGCTGATCGTCGGCGGCATCGTAGGCTGGCTGGCCAGCATCATCATGAAGCGCGATGCCCAGCAGGGCATCATCCTCAACATCGTGGTCGGCATCGTCGGCGCGCTGATTTCCGGCTGGCTGTTCGGCGGCGGCATCAACGAAGCGATCACCATCCGCACCTTCCTGTTCTCGCTGATCGGTGCGGTGATCCTGCTGGCAATCGTCAACCTGTTCACCCGCAAGAGCATACGGTGA
- the xth gene encoding exodeoxyribonuclease III, with the protein MKIASWNVNSLNVRLPHLEQWLKDFGPDIVGIQETKLEDHKFPDSALIAAGYRSVFAGQKTYNGVALLSREPAQDVQIGIPGFEDEQKRVIAGTFGDLRVINLYVVNGQDIGTDKYDYKLRWLEAVHAWIAEELQRHPKLIVMGDFNIAPDARDVHDPEVWNENHILTSTAERGALNKLLQLGLHDGFRLHNDEAGTFSWWDYRAAGFRRNLGLRIDLTLVSDALKGRAVASGIDREPRTWERPSDHAPAWVEVESSLLD; encoded by the coding sequence ATGAAGATCGCCTCGTGGAACGTCAATTCGCTCAATGTCCGCCTGCCGCACCTGGAGCAGTGGCTCAAGGACTTCGGCCCGGACATCGTCGGTATCCAGGAAACCAAGCTGGAGGACCACAAGTTCCCCGATTCGGCGCTGATCGCCGCGGGCTACCGCAGCGTGTTCGCCGGCCAGAAGACCTACAACGGCGTGGCGCTGCTGTCGCGTGAGCCGGCGCAGGACGTGCAGATCGGTATTCCCGGCTTCGAGGACGAGCAGAAGCGCGTCATCGCCGGTACCTTCGGCGACCTGCGGGTGATCAACCTGTACGTGGTCAACGGCCAGGACATCGGCACCGACAAGTACGACTACAAACTGCGCTGGTTGGAGGCGGTGCATGCGTGGATCGCCGAAGAACTGCAGCGGCACCCGAAGCTGATCGTGATGGGAGACTTCAACATCGCCCCGGACGCGCGCGATGTGCACGACCCGGAGGTGTGGAACGAAAACCACATCCTGACCTCCACCGCCGAGCGCGGCGCGCTCAACAAGCTGCTGCAGCTGGGCCTGCACGATGGCTTCCGCCTGCACAACGACGAGGCGGGCACCTTCAGCTGGTGGGATTACCGTGCCGCGGGCTTCCGCCGCAACCTGGGCCTGCGCATCGACCTGACCCTGGTCTCCGACGCGCTGAAGGGCAGAGCGGTGGCCTCGGGCATTGATCGTGAGCCGCGCACCTGGGAACGCCCGAGTGACCACGCGCCGGCGTGGGTGGAAGTAGAGTCGAGCTTGCTCGACTGA
- a CDS encoding coniferyl aldehyde dehydrogenase, producing MTTTTPTELPAILHTLRSAWQSQRPSLDQRENDLRRLREALKPRLDEMAQAIAEDFGHRAHTESKLADGMSVLSAIDHLRRHLRRWSKPQRVGAGWRLWPARAQLRPTPLGVVGVISPWNYPVTLALVPLATAIAAGNHVLLKPSEHTPCTSAFLADLLASVFPPDRVAVVQGGADVAAAVSSLPLDHLLFTGSTAVGRKVMAAAAEHLVPVTLELGGKSPAIVCRDFPLDKAAARLATGKWFNAGQTCIAPDYVLIDTARQREFVQALQQQVRERYGDFSDADDYTRIINEGQYQRLQGYLAQARERGVPVIPLAQVDDARADRERLLVPTVVLDPPDDLDLMREEIFGPILPVRAYPDLQAALGDVLSRDRPLALYPFSHDTATVERILGQVVAGGVTVNDTLLHFAADGLPFGGVGASGMGAYHGRAGFDAMSKRLPVLWQSRWAASDRLRPPYSKIAGLLKFLLR from the coding sequence ATGACCACCACCACGCCGACCGAGCTCCCCGCCATCCTGCACACCCTGCGCAGCGCCTGGCAGTCGCAGCGCCCGTCGCTGGACCAGCGCGAGAATGACCTGCGCCGCCTGCGCGAGGCACTGAAGCCGCGCTTGGACGAAATGGCGCAGGCCATCGCCGAGGACTTCGGCCATCGCGCCCACACCGAATCGAAGCTGGCCGATGGCATGAGCGTGCTGTCGGCCATCGACCACCTGCGCCGCCACCTGCGCCGCTGGTCGAAGCCGCAGCGGGTGGGCGCCGGTTGGCGACTATGGCCGGCGCGCGCGCAGCTGCGGCCGACGCCGTTGGGCGTGGTCGGGGTGATCTCGCCCTGGAACTACCCGGTCACGCTGGCATTGGTGCCGCTGGCCACCGCCATTGCCGCCGGCAATCACGTGTTGCTCAAGCCCTCCGAACACACGCCGTGCACCAGCGCGTTCCTGGCCGATCTCCTGGCCAGCGTGTTCCCGCCCGATCGGGTGGCGGTGGTGCAGGGTGGGGCGGATGTGGCGGCGGCGGTGTCATCGCTGCCGCTGGACCATCTGCTGTTCACCGGCTCGACGGCGGTTGGCCGCAAGGTGATGGCGGCCGCCGCCGAGCATCTGGTGCCGGTCACGCTGGAGCTGGGCGGCAAGTCGCCGGCGATTGTCTGCCGCGATTTCCCACTGGATAAAGCCGCAGCGCGGCTCGCCACCGGGAAATGGTTCAACGCCGGCCAGACCTGCATCGCGCCGGATTACGTGCTGATCGATACCGCGCGCCAGCGCGAGTTCGTGCAGGCGCTGCAGCAGCAGGTGCGCGAGCGCTATGGCGACTTCAGCGATGCCGACGATTACACGCGCATCATCAACGAAGGCCAGTACCAGCGCCTGCAGGGCTACCTGGCGCAGGCGCGCGAACGCGGTGTACCTGTGATTCCGCTGGCTCAGGTGGACGATGCGCGGGCTGATCGTGAGCGCCTGCTGGTGCCGACCGTGGTGCTGGACCCGCCGGACGACCTGGACCTGATGCGCGAGGAGATCTTCGGGCCGATCCTGCCGGTGCGCGCCTACCCGGACCTGCAGGCCGCGCTGGGCGACGTGCTGTCCCGCGACCGGCCGCTGGCGCTGTATCCCTTCAGCCATGACACGGCCACGGTGGAGCGCATCCTCGGCCAGGTGGTGGCCGGCGGGGTGACGGTCAACGACACGCTGCTGCACTTCGCCGCCGATGGCCTGCCGTTTGGCGGGGTGGGAGCCAGCGGGATGGGCGCGTACCACGGCCGGGCCGGGTTCGATGCGATGAGCAAGCGGCTGCCGGTGCTGTGGCAGTCGCGCTGGGCGGCCAGCGACCGGCTGCGGCCGCCGTATTCGAAGATTGCCGGGTTGTTGAAGTTCCTCTTGCGGTGA
- a CDS encoding MFS transporter, with protein sequence MSSTPSTAHKAGTLTKGHKKVIFASSLGTVFEWYDFFLYGSLAAIIAKQFFSGVNETTGMIFALLAFAAGFFVRPFGAAFFGSLGDRIGRKYTFLVTILIMGISTFLVGVLPNYASIGFAAPVILIILRLAQGLAMGGEYGGAATYVAEHAPDDKRGLYTSFIQCTATLGLFMSLLIILACRYFLGNEAFEAWGWRIPFLVSIVLLGVSVWIRLQLSESPLFQQMKAEGKGSKTPFRDSLKGGNLKLMLLVLLGAAAGQAVVWYGGQFYALFFLSSMLKVDATTSYLLIAAALALGVPFFIFFGWLSDRIGRKKIILAGCLLAAVTYIPIFKGLTHFANPAIEEARTNSPALVIADPNTCSFQFDPVAVRKFTSSCDIATAALTKAGVPYDVQPAAAGSLAMVSVGSSQVTSYEGAGLTKEEGKAKADAFGAGLKGALTTAGYPAKADGSRINYAGTIFMLWLLVLYVTMVYGPIAAYLVELFPTRIRYTSMSLPYHIGNGWFGGFLPAISFALVAGTGNLYYGLWYPIGIALMSVVIGGLFLRETKDVDITK encoded by the coding sequence ATGTCCAGTACACCCAGCACCGCCCATAAAGCGGGCACCCTGACCAAGGGCCACAAGAAGGTCATCTTCGCCTCGAGCCTCGGCACGGTCTTCGAGTGGTATGACTTCTTCCTGTACGGCTCGCTCGCCGCCATCATCGCCAAGCAGTTCTTCAGCGGCGTCAATGAAACCACGGGCATGATCTTCGCCCTGCTGGCCTTCGCCGCCGGCTTCTTCGTGCGTCCGTTCGGCGCGGCCTTCTTCGGCAGCCTCGGCGACCGCATCGGCCGCAAGTACACCTTCCTGGTCACCATCCTGATCATGGGCATCTCGACCTTCCTGGTCGGTGTGTTGCCCAACTACGCCTCGATCGGTTTCGCCGCACCGGTGATCCTGATCATCCTGCGCCTGGCCCAGGGCCTGGCGATGGGCGGCGAGTACGGCGGTGCCGCCACCTACGTGGCCGAGCATGCGCCGGACGACAAGCGCGGCCTGTACACCAGCTTCATCCAGTGCACCGCCACGCTCGGCCTGTTCATGTCGCTGCTGATCATCCTGGCCTGCCGCTACTTCCTCGGCAACGAAGCCTTCGAAGCCTGGGGCTGGCGCATTCCGTTCCTGGTCTCGATCGTGCTGCTGGGCGTGTCGGTGTGGATCCGCCTGCAGCTGAGCGAATCGCCGCTGTTCCAGCAGATGAAGGCCGAAGGCAAGGGCTCCAAGACCCCGTTCCGTGACAGCCTGAAGGGCGGCAACCTGAAGCTGATGCTGCTGGTCCTGCTGGGTGCCGCAGCCGGCCAGGCCGTGGTCTGGTACGGCGGCCAGTTCTACGCGCTGTTCTTCCTGAGCAGCATGCTGAAGGTCGATGCCACCACGTCCTACCTGCTGATCGCTGCCGCGCTGGCGCTGGGCGTGCCGTTCTTCATCTTCTTCGGCTGGCTGTCCGACCGTATCGGCCGCAAGAAGATCATCCTCGCCGGCTGCCTGCTGGCCGCCGTCACCTACATCCCGATCTTCAAGGGCCTGACCCACTTCGCCAACCCGGCCATCGAGGAAGCCCGTACCAACTCGCCGGCCCTGGTCATTGCCGATCCGAACACCTGCTCGTTCCAGTTCGATCCGGTCGCCGTGCGCAAGTTCACCAGCTCCTGCGATATCGCCACCGCTGCGCTGACCAAGGCAGGCGTTCCGTATGACGTGCAGCCGGCTGCTGCAGGTTCGCTGGCCATGGTGAGCGTGGGCAGCAGCCAGGTCACCTCGTATGAAGGCGCGGGCCTGACCAAGGAAGAAGGCAAGGCCAAGGCCGATGCCTTCGGTGCCGGGCTGAAGGGGGCACTGACCACCGCGGGCTACCCGGCCAAGGCTGATGGGTCGCGCATCAACTACGCCGGCACGATCTTCATGCTGTGGCTGCTGGTGCTGTACGTGACCATGGTCTACGGCCCGATCGCCGCCTACCTGGTCGAACTGTTCCCGACCCGTATCCGCTACACCTCGATGTCGCTGCCGTACCACATCGGCAACGGCTGGTTCGGTGGCTTCCTGCCGGCGATCTCGTTCGCGCTGGTGGCCGGTACCGGCAACCTGTACTACGGCCTGTGGTACCCGATCGGCATCGCGCTGATGTCGGTGGTGATCGGCGGCCTGTTCCTGCGCGAGACCAAGGACGTGGATATCACCAAGTAA
- a CDS encoding DcaP family trimeric outer membrane transporter, which yields MSHRTLKAVRKPLAACLLVALVAPGMAFAETAKEKALEARVAELERQVQLLLSSQQQQQTQISQTQQAVTEVRTVQAEQKPVASVPAGKQPIQVTTITPGAAPGTTVKIGGFIKADFLATQTSDGQLADDATGRSLYLPGQTPVEGAGGSGRRSGTDFNAHAKFSRFNLGIDNVSESGNKAGAFFEMDFFGNSLGNQTATNTYGVTLRHAYMYWNNWMAGQTWSNFMDAAALPEAVDFVGPTDGVIFVRQAQVRYTQGGFSVALENPETTTLTGTRHPVTGAWTNASANSDRGSLPDLTMRYGWKGNWGTFGVGGIVRQLKVDNQATGAKADKVAGGLTLGGKWVMGDSDSLHYQLTGGEGIARYIGLGITADSAYDVARDELNPTGVLAGYVGWRHAFSPKLRTNLIYARSDYDNDSILGPLVTKSVQSIRGNIFYSPLPKVDIGAELMYGRREVENGNKGDITRLQFTTKYSF from the coding sequence ATGAGCCACCGTACGTTGAAAGCCGTGCGCAAACCTTTGGCGGCCTGCCTGTTGGTCGCCCTGGTCGCACCGGGCATGGCGTTCGCTGAGACCGCCAAAGAGAAAGCGCTGGAAGCACGCGTTGCCGAACTGGAACGCCAGGTCCAGCTGCTGCTGTCTTCGCAGCAACAACAACAGACCCAGATCAGCCAGACCCAGCAGGCGGTGACCGAAGTCCGCACGGTGCAGGCCGAGCAGAAGCCGGTCGCCTCGGTGCCGGCGGGCAAGCAGCCGATCCAGGTCACCACCATCACCCCGGGCGCCGCACCGGGTACCACGGTCAAGATCGGCGGCTTCATCAAGGCCGATTTCCTCGCCACCCAGACCAGCGATGGCCAGCTGGCCGACGACGCCACCGGCCGCTCGCTGTACCTGCCAGGCCAGACCCCGGTGGAAGGCGCCGGCGGCAGCGGCAGGCGCTCGGGCACCGATTTCAACGCCCACGCCAAGTTCTCGCGCTTCAACCTGGGCATCGACAACGTGAGCGAATCGGGCAACAAGGCCGGTGCGTTCTTCGAGATGGACTTCTTCGGCAATTCGCTGGGCAACCAGACCGCGACCAATACCTACGGTGTGACCCTGCGCCACGCCTACATGTACTGGAACAACTGGATGGCCGGCCAGACCTGGTCCAACTTCATGGATGCGGCCGCACTGCCGGAAGCGGTCGACTTCGTCGGCCCCACCGACGGCGTGATCTTCGTGCGCCAGGCCCAGGTGCGCTACACCCAGGGTGGCTTCAGCGTCGCGCTGGAAAACCCGGAAACCACCACCCTCACCGGTACCCGCCACCCGGTCACCGGCGCCTGGACCAACGCCAGCGCCAACTCCGATCGTGGCAGCCTGCCTGATCTGACCATGCGCTATGGCTGGAAGGGCAACTGGGGCACCTTCGGCGTCGGCGGCATCGTCCGTCAGCTGAAGGTCGACAACCAGGCCACCGGCGCCAAGGCCGACAAGGTGGCCGGCGGCCTGACCCTGGGCGGCAAGTGGGTGATGGGCGACAGCGATTCGCTGCACTACCAGCTGACCGGCGGCGAAGGCATCGCCCGCTACATCGGCCTGGGCATCACCGCCGACAGTGCCTACGACGTTGCCCGCGACGAGCTCAACCCGACCGGCGTGCTTGCCGGCTACGTGGGCTGGCGGCATGCGTTCTCGCCGAAGCTGCGCACCAACCTGATCTACGCGCGCAGCGACTACGACAACGACAGCATCCTCGGCCCGCTGGTGACCAAGAGCGTGCAGAGCATCCGCGGCAACATCTTCTATTCGCCGCTGCCCAAGGTCGATATCGGCGCCGAGCTGATGTACGGCCGCCGCGAAGTGGAGAACGGCAACAAGGGTGACATCACCCGATTGCAGTTCACCACGAAGTACAGCTTCTAA
- the acs gene encoding acetate--CoA ligase: MADIYPVDPQFAAKARIDKTSYEQQYQASVTDPDGFWGKAAERLEWMRKPTKIKNVSYDLSDFHIKWFEDGELNASVNCLDRQLEKRGDKTALLFEPDGPDAPAQHVTYRELYERTCRLGNALRNLGVKKGDRVTIYLPMIVDAAVAMLACARIGAIHSVVFGGFAPNSIADRVSDCQSKLIITADEGLRGGRKIPLKANVDAALKLPGTNTVETVLVVRHTGGAVDMQAPRDRWFHDVVDSQPATCEPERMNAEDPLFILYTSGSTGKPKGVLHTTGGYLLYAAYTHEAVFDLREDDIYWCTADVGWVTGHSYIVYGPLANGATSLMFEGVPNYPDTSRFWNVIDKHKVSIFYTAPTAIRALMREGEEPVKKTSRASLRLLGSVGEPINPEAWRWYYEVVGDSRCPIVDTWWQTETGGILISPLAGAMDLKPGSATLPFFGVQPALVNADGEIQDGPTEGNLIIRDSWPGQMRTVYGDHQRFIDTYFRTYPGSYFTGDGCRRDEDGYYWITGRVDDVINVSGHRIGTAEVESALVSHPKVAEAAVVGFPHDVKGQGIYAYVTLVAEEAPSDELQKELVAWVRKEIGPIATPDHLQWAPGLPKTRSGKIMRRILRKIAENAPDQLGDTSTLADPSVVASLVDERKVR, encoded by the coding sequence ATGGCTGATATCTACCCCGTCGATCCGCAGTTCGCCGCCAAGGCACGCATCGACAAGACGTCGTACGAACAGCAGTACCAGGCTTCGGTGACCGACCCGGATGGTTTCTGGGGCAAGGCCGCCGAGCGCCTGGAGTGGATGCGCAAGCCGACGAAGATCAAGAACGTCAGCTACGACCTGTCCGATTTCCACATCAAGTGGTTCGAAGATGGCGAGCTCAATGCCAGCGTGAACTGCCTGGACCGCCAGCTGGAGAAGCGTGGCGACAAGACCGCCCTGCTGTTCGAGCCGGACGGCCCGGACGCACCGGCGCAGCACGTGACCTATCGCGAGCTGTACGAGCGCACCTGCCGCCTCGGCAACGCGCTGCGCAACCTCGGGGTCAAGAAGGGCGATCGGGTCACCATCTACCTGCCGATGATCGTCGACGCCGCCGTGGCCATGCTGGCCTGCGCACGCATCGGTGCGATCCACTCGGTGGTGTTCGGTGGCTTCGCACCGAACTCGATCGCCGACCGCGTCAGCGACTGCCAGAGCAAGCTGATCATCACCGCAGACGAGGGTCTGCGCGGTGGTCGAAAAATTCCGCTGAAGGCCAACGTCGATGCCGCGCTGAAGCTGCCCGGCACGAACACGGTTGAAACCGTGCTGGTAGTGCGTCACACCGGTGGCGCGGTGGACATGCAGGCGCCGCGCGATCGCTGGTTCCACGATGTGGTGGACAGCCAGCCGGCTACCTGCGAACCGGAACGCATGAACGCGGAAGACCCGCTGTTCATCCTCTACACCTCCGGTTCCACCGGCAAGCCGAAGGGCGTGCTGCACACCACCGGCGGCTACCTGCTGTACGCGGCCTACACCCATGAAGCGGTGTTCGACCTGCGCGAGGACGACATCTACTGGTGCACCGCCGACGTCGGCTGGGTCACCGGCCACAGCTACATCGTGTACGGCCCGTTGGCCAACGGCGCGACCTCACTGATGTTCGAAGGCGTGCCGAACTACCCGGACACCTCGCGCTTCTGGAACGTCATCGACAAGCACAAGGTGAGCATTTTCTACACCGCCCCGACCGCCATCCGCGCACTGATGCGCGAAGGCGAGGAGCCGGTGAAGAAGACCTCGCGCGCGTCGCTGCGCCTGCTCGGCAGCGTCGGCGAACCGATCAACCCGGAAGCCTGGCGCTGGTACTACGAGGTGGTCGGCGACAGTCGCTGCCCGATCGTCGATACCTGGTGGCAGACCGAGACCGGCGGCATCCTGATCTCGCCGCTGGCCGGCGCGATGGACCTCAAGCCGGGCTCGGCCACCCTGCCCTTCTTCGGCGTGCAGCCGGCGCTGGTCAATGCCGATGGCGAGATCCAGGACGGCCCAACCGAGGGCAACCTGATCATCCGCGATTCCTGGCCGGGCCAGATGCGCACGGTGTACGGCGACCACCAGCGTTTCATCGATACGTATTTCCGCACCTACCCGGGCAGCTACTTCACCGGCGACGGTTGCCGCCGCGACGAAGACGGCTACTACTGGATCACCGGCCGCGTGGACGATGTGATCAACGTGTCCGGCCACCGCATCGGCACCGCCGAAGTGGAAAGCGCTCTGGTCTCGCACCCGAAGGTGGCCGAAGCGGCCGTGGTCGGCTTCCCGCACGACGTGAAGGGCCAGGGCATCTACGCCTACGTCACCCTGGTGGCCGAAGAAGCACCGAGCGATGAGCTGCAGAAGGAGCTGGTCGCCTGGGTGCGCAAGGAGATCGGCCCGATCGCCACGCCGGACCACCTGCAGTGGGCGCCGGGCCTGCCGAAGACCCGCTCGGGCAAGATCATGCGCCGCATCCTGCGCAAGATCGCCGAGAACGCGCCGGACCAGCTCGGCGACACCTCGACCCTGGCCGATCCGTCGGTGGTGGCGTCGCTGGTGGACGAGCGCAAGGTGCGCTGA